Proteins from a genomic interval of Vanacampus margaritifer isolate UIUO_Vmar chromosome 4, RoL_Vmar_1.0, whole genome shotgun sequence:
- the tradd gene encoding tumor necrosis factor receptor type 1-associated DEATH domain protein — protein MADKVLDRGPWTGCAVLFLQSLCPDANLLSLYKDEEGKFILYKVIKLTLIDSAGGLDGCEILKLHDADPFFGVEVKFVDVVACQQFLESYSSGAVRQSISQHACRLLALAQEFTVETQLKAGTHVLDRCLDKLELCLQQIQQSPPGRLRDEEIDRLEERLRRDVLGSPPPQQIPFIQQVPSNCFRFQNKVFEDRVLTAADVQSFANGVGRQWKHVGRTLGRECRALKDTAIDNLAYEYAREGLYEQAYQLLSRFIQAEGRAAKLGRLVKALEDCKLTGLAESILDVQPRD, from the exons ATGGCAGACAAGGTTTTGGATCGAGGACCCTGGACAGGATGTGCCGTTCTGTTTCTGCAGTCACTTTGTCCAGATGCAAACCTGCTCTCGCTTTACAAAGACGAGGAGGGAAAGTTCATCCTTTACAAAGTCATCAAACTGACTCTCATAG ATTCCGCCGGAGGTCTGGACGGGTGCGAGATCCTAAAGCTTCACGATGCCGATCCCTTCTTCGGAGTGGAGGTGAAGTTTGTGGACGTAGTAGCGTGTCAGCAGTTCCTGGAGAGCTACAGCTCCGGGGCCGTGCGTCAGTCCATCTCCCAGCACGCCTGTCGGCTCCTCGCTCTGGCGCAAGAGTTCACCGTGGAGACCCAGCTCAAAGCCGGGACGCACGTCTTGGATCGATGTCTGGACAAGCTGGAGCTTTGTCTGCAGCAAATTCAACAGTCACCG CCCGGACGCCTGCGCGACGAAGAGATCGATCGGCTGGAGGAGCGGCTGCGTCGCGACGTTCTCGGGTCTCCTCCACCCCAGCAGATCCCGTTCATACAGCAAGTCCCCAGCAACTGCTTCAGGTTTCAGAATAAAGTGTTTG AGGACCGAGTGCTGACGGCGGCAGATGTTCAGAGCTTCGCTAATGGAGTGGGTCGTCAGTGGAAACACGTGGGGAGGACCCTGGGGAGGGAGTGCCGCGCGCTGAAGGATACGGCCATTGACAACCTGGCCTACGAGTACGCCAGGGAGGGCCTGTACGAGCAGGCCTATCAGCTCCTCAGCCGCTTCATCCAGGCGGAGGGACGGGCGGCCAAACTGGGCCGGCTGGTCAAAGCGCTGGAGGACTGCAAACTCACCGGCCTGGCCGAATCCATTCTGGACGTACAGCCACGAGACTAA